The Kitasatospora setae KM-6054 genome contains a region encoding:
- a CDS encoding TcmI family type II polyketide cyclase: MHRTLIVARMKPGTADHIAGVFADSDRGELPGLIGVSGRSLFQFGDVYLHLIESARPAGPEVAKYAAHPEFRDVSERLAVYVDAYDPATWRSPADAMAHEFYRWDR; encoded by the coding sequence GTGCACCGCACCCTGATCGTCGCCCGGATGAAACCCGGCACCGCCGACCACATCGCCGGCGTCTTCGCCGACTCCGACCGCGGCGAGCTGCCCGGCCTGATCGGCGTCAGCGGCCGCAGCCTGTTCCAGTTCGGCGACGTCTACCTGCACCTCATCGAGTCCGCGCGCCCCGCCGGACCGGAGGTCGCCAAGTACGCCGCCCACCCCGAGTTCCGCGACGTCAGCGAACGCCTCGCCGTCTACGTCGACGCCTACGACCCGGCGACCTGGCGCAGCCCCGCCGACGCCATGGCCCACGAGTTCTACCGCTGGGACCGCTGA